One genomic window of Sulfurovum lithotrophicum includes the following:
- a CDS encoding CNNM domain-containing protein — translation MDLLVLYFLAAVIVSFICSVLESVLLSVNMPYISVLEKERPKVGELLKSHKININKSIASILILNTVANTLGAAAVGVQAERVFGSGAVFYVSIVLTFAILFFAEIIPKTIGATYWKALAPVAAYVIRFFIWITYPVILMTLFVTNRIKKGDEGHSLSKEELLESALLSEDEGVLDEQESDIIENILKLDDIKVHDILTPRSVVFALDGNRMIKDIIKNEPDIFKYSRIPIYDESIENVTGLVLIKQLFSQALNDDSVLLKDIQQDIYRINEQVPVSWALDLFIEKKAHMFLVLDKYDQVEGIVTLEDCVETILGVEIVDESDAHVDMRELAKLKMRLQRRRQNKDLNLD, via the coding sequence ATGGACTTACTCGTTTTATACTTTTTAGCGGCAGTGATCGTCTCGTTCATCTGTTCGGTACTCGAATCGGTACTGCTTTCGGTCAATATGCCGTATATCTCGGTCCTGGAAAAAGAACGCCCCAAAGTCGGCGAACTGCTTAAATCGCACAAGATCAACATCAACAAATCGATCGCCTCCATACTGATCTTGAATACCGTCGCCAACACCTTGGGAGCGGCTGCCGTAGGGGTACAGGCGGAGCGTGTGTTCGGATCGGGTGCGGTGTTCTATGTTTCCATTGTACTGACATTTGCCATCCTTTTCTTTGCAGAGATCATTCCAAAGACCATCGGGGCAACTTACTGGAAGGCGCTTGCACCAGTTGCGGCCTATGTCATACGTTTCTTCATATGGATCACCTATCCTGTCATACTGATGACACTTTTCGTGACCAACCGTATCAAAAAAGGTGATGAGGGGCACAGTCTGTCCAAGGAAGAGCTTCTTGAAAGTGCACTGCTGAGTGAAGACGAAGGTGTACTGGATGAGCAGGAATCCGATATTATAGAGAATATCCTGAAGCTGGATGACATCAAGGTGCATGATATTCTGACACCAAGAAGCGTTGTCTTTGCTTTGGACGGGAACAGAATGATCAAGGATATCATCAAGAATGAACCGGATATCTTCAAATATTCACGTATTCCTATTTATGATGAGAGCATAGAGAATGTCACCGGACTGGTACTGATCAAGCAGCTTTTTTCTCAAGCTCTGAACGATGACAGTGTTCTGCTGAAAGATATACAACAGGACATCTACCGTATCAACGAGCAGGTACCTGTTTCCTGGGCGCTGGACCTGTTTATAGAGAAGAAAGCGCATATGTTCCTTGTACTGGACAAGTATGATCAGGTAGAGGGTATCGTGACGCTTGAAGACTGTGTCGAGACCATTCTGGGGGTTGAGATCGTGGATGAGAGTGATGCGCATGTCGACATGCGTGAACTTGCCAAGCTCAAAATGCGTCTGCAGAGAAGACGTCAGAACAAAGACCTGAATTTAGACTGA
- the mgtE gene encoding magnesium transporter, whose product MDKLTQYLKTHPADKLHPSEIASLLKDLNEKNFDEAVKHIPKELIADVALELPDRYFDDVVDSFTSEELAQSVAELESDDQTDFIQELEEIDDSKAKEVFKKLHKDDQADILQLKQYDDDEAGAYMQVEVYAARLDHKVEDIIKEFAELKRKGELETVNYLFVTDEDNHLRYGVGLDDLLVFDFKKTLRENIGENPEKYKPVIGHDHDDIKEIVKKFQEYDLNSMPIVDEHGYLLGRITSDDIYDLISEHATDQMYNLAGVNDDAEEDDDLIKAGKARAVWLGINLITAIAASLVIGMFEGTIQSYVALAVLMPIVASMGGNAGTQSLTVVVRQLALGDIAKNDAYRTIKKEVILSLANGLLFAIIIGVIAAIWFDKGMLGVVIALSMIINLLSAGFFGSMIPLMLKKLNIDPAIGSTVILTTITDVVGFFSFLGLASLILL is encoded by the coding sequence ATGGATAAATTGACACAGTATCTTAAGACACATCCTGCAGATAAACTGCACCCTTCTGAAATCGCCTCGCTTCTCAAAGATCTGAATGAGAAGAATTTTGACGAAGCAGTCAAGCATATCCCCAAAGAACTTATTGCCGATGTGGCACTTGAACTGCCTGACAGGTATTTTGACGATGTCGTTGACTCGTTCACTTCAGAAGAACTGGCACAGTCGGTTGCCGAACTTGAATCCGATGACCAGACGGACTTCATCCAGGAGCTTGAAGAAATCGATGACAGCAAGGCCAAGGAAGTATTCAAGAAGCTGCATAAAGATGACCAGGCGGACATTCTTCAGCTCAAGCAGTATGATGATGACGAAGCCGGTGCCTACATGCAGGTGGAGGTCTATGCCGCCAGACTTGACCATAAAGTAGAAGATATCATCAAAGAGTTCGCCGAGCTGAAACGTAAGGGCGAACTTGAGACTGTCAACTATCTCTTTGTTACCGATGAAGACAATCATCTGCGCTACGGTGTAGGGCTCGATGATCTTCTGGTCTTTGATTTCAAAAAGACGCTCAGAGAGAATATCGGTGAGAATCCCGAAAAGTACAAACCGGTCATAGGGCATGACCATGACGATATCAAAGAGATCGTCAAAAAATTCCAGGAGTACGACCTGAACTCCATGCCGATCGTGGATGAACACGGCTATCTTCTGGGCAGGATCACTTCGGATGATATTTACGATCTTATCTCTGAACATGCGACTGACCAGATGTATAACCTTGCCGGGGTCAATGACGATGCAGAAGAGGATGATGACTTGATCAAGGCTGGAAAGGCAAGGGCGGTCTGGCTGGGTATCAACCTGATCACAGCCATTGCCGCCTCTCTTGTGATCGGTATGTTCGAGGGAACGATTCAGTCCTATGTGGCATTGGCCGTTTTGATGCCGATAGTGGCTTCTATGGGAGGAAATGCGGGGACACAGAGTCTTACAGTCGTTGTCCGTCAGCTGGCTCTGGGAGACATTGCAAAGAACGATGCCTACCGTACCATCAAGAAAGAAGTGATACTCTCTCTTGCCAATGGTCTGCTTTTCGCTATAATCATAGGTGTTATTGCTGCCATATGGTTCGATAAGGGTATGCTGGGTGTAGTGATCGCACTTTCGATGATCATCAACCTTCTCAGTGCAGGGTTTTTCGGCTCGATGATCCCATTGATGCTTAAAAAGCTCAATATCGACCCGGCCATCGGCAGTACGGTCATACTCACGACCATTACGGATGTGGTAGGCTTTTTCAGTTTCCTGGGGCTGGCAAGCCTCATTTTACTATAA
- a CDS encoding YgaP family membrane protein, which produces MDVNKIRKICRPIRIVLGLILIGIGVYTGNKWFYLGVIPLIAGLSNFCPLCIITKKCDV; this is translated from the coding sequence ATGGATGTAAATAAGATCAGAAAAATATGCAGACCGATCAGAATAGTACTTGGGCTTATACTGATAGGTATAGGTGTTTATACAGGGAATAAGTGGTTCTATCTTGGTGTGATCCCTTTGATCGCGGGATTGTCAAACTTCTGTCCTCTCTGTATCATTACCAAAAAGTGTGATGTATAA
- a CDS encoding FAD-dependent oxidoreductase, giving the protein MKDNAYYTEVAVIGAGISGASLLFMLSRYSNVESIAVFEKYDTAATLNSSAKANSQTLHIGDIETNYDLAKATKVKASSSMVANFIHHFNYEDELGFRKTKMVLAVGEEEIVQLKERHETFKTLFPYLELWDEKKLKEIEPNLLEGRKEPIVALGVKDRITTVDFGALSRTFIALSEKEETSISLHFNTEVTHISKKWDKFVLHTEQGEFMARSIVVNAGAHSLMIAHEMGYGDDYAMLPIGGSFYFSEKELLNAKVYTMQNPKLPFAAIHGDPDLTAEWKTRFGPTAFAMPKLERYHMMDVSELFEMLDLDPSVLGVYYDLMSDDDIRHYIIRNFAHELPGIGNEFFIKEVQKIIPALNADDIKYAEGYGGMRPQIIDKKKKTLLLGEAKIDTGEGIIFNMTPSPGASSCLGNAFEDAKIICSFLGADLQRNKIKEELCDEKEYCYINK; this is encoded by the coding sequence ATGAAGGATAATGCTTATTATACAGAAGTTGCCGTCATAGGAGCAGGTATTTCAGGCGCATCACTGCTTTTTATGCTTTCACGCTACAGCAATGTGGAATCAATCGCAGTTTTTGAAAAATATGATACTGCCGCAACGCTGAACTCTTCAGCTAAAGCCAATTCCCAGACACTTCATATAGGGGATATAGAGACCAATTACGACCTGGCAAAAGCCACGAAGGTAAAAGCCTCTTCCTCAATGGTAGCGAACTTCATTCACCATTTCAATTATGAAGATGAACTTGGTTTTCGAAAAACAAAAATGGTACTGGCAGTAGGAGAAGAGGAGATCGTGCAGTTAAAAGAGCGTCATGAAACATTTAAAACACTCTTCCCCTACCTTGAACTTTGGGATGAAAAGAAACTCAAAGAGATCGAACCAAATCTTCTTGAGGGGCGGAAAGAACCTATAGTCGCACTGGGGGTCAAAGATAGGATAACTACGGTGGATTTTGGCGCATTGAGCCGGACCTTCATAGCGTTGTCAGAGAAAGAAGAGACATCCATCTCTTTGCATTTCAATACCGAAGTGACACATATCAGCAAAAAATGGGACAAGTTCGTACTGCACACAGAGCAGGGTGAATTCATGGCCCGCTCCATAGTGGTGAATGCCGGAGCGCACTCTTTGATGATCGCCCATGAAATGGGTTATGGCGATGACTATGCGATGCTGCCGATAGGGGGAAGTTTCTATTTTTCTGAAAAGGAGCTTCTCAATGCCAAAGTCTATACCATGCAAAACCCCAAACTTCCCTTTGCTGCCATACACGGAGATCCTGATCTGACAGCGGAGTGGAAAACACGTTTTGGCCCTACGGCCTTTGCCATGCCAAAACTGGAACGCTACCATATGATGGATGTTTCAGAACTTTTTGAAATGTTGGACCTTGACCCTTCTGTACTGGGTGTTTATTATGATCTTATGAGTGATGATGACATCCGTCATTACATCATACGTAATTTTGCACATGAACTGCCGGGTATCGGTAATGAATTCTTCATCAAAGAGGTACAGAAGATCATTCCTGCACTTAATGCGGATGATATTAAGTATGCAGAGGGCTACGGTGGAATGCGGCCACAGATCATTGACAAAAAGAAGAAGACGCTTTTACTGGGTGAAGCGAAGATAGATACAGGTGAAGGGATCATTTTCAACATGACCCCGTCTCCAGGTGCTTCAAGTTGTCTGGGAAACGCTTTTGAAGATGCAAAGATCATTTGTAGTTTTCTGGGAGCCGATCTGCAAAGAAACAAGATAAAAGAAGAGTTGTGTGACGAGAAAGAATATTGTTATATCAACAAGTAA
- a CDS encoding alpha/beta fold hydrolase produces MHHPLKVKLIRAYFAIVSYLFPALAVLSAYRLFHHPVNTKRKNAKEKKVPAPQRFIIKVDEKIQLQAYRWGEADHPPVLLVHGWSTTSRSMSNFLDLLLRNDFQVISYDAVQHGESEGKASDLAGWADSVRAVMRETGPVKCIIAHSFGAAAVTVASKLGLDTRKLVLVAPIHDIIEVADRFAERLGIPKKIVEEMRDYTWAQNKTNFHKYGKDWKDILHSNFHVPTLIFHDVGDREIGIEHSRQLCQLWPWAVLRKTKGLGHRKILDDGDVAKEIVAFIKNGSE; encoded by the coding sequence ATGCATCATCCGTTGAAAGTAAAGCTGATCCGTGCCTATTTTGCCATAGTAAGCTATTTGTTTCCTGCGCTTGCAGTGCTCTCCGCATACAGGCTTTTTCACCACCCTGTCAATACCAAACGAAAAAATGCCAAAGAGAAAAAAGTACCGGCTCCCCAACGGTTCATCATCAAAGTCGATGAAAAGATACAGTTGCAGGCATACAGATGGGGAGAAGCGGACCATCCTCCTGTCCTGCTGGTACATGGCTGGTCCACTACCTCGCGCAGTATGAGCAACTTCCTGGACTTGCTCCTCAGAAACGACTTTCAGGTCATCTCCTATGATGCCGTGCAGCACGGCGAGAGCGAAGGCAAAGCCTCTGACCTTGCCGGATGGGCGGACAGTGTACGGGCCGTCATGAGGGAAACAGGACCTGTGAAGTGCATCATTGCTCACTCATTTGGCGCTGCCGCGGTCACGGTCGCTTCAAAACTGGGACTGGATACCAGAAAACTTGTCCTGGTTGCCCCCATACATGACATCATAGAGGTGGCTGACCGCTTTGCCGAACGCCTGGGTATCCCTAAGAAGATCGTTGAAGAAATGCGTGACTATACCTGGGCACAGAATAAAACGAATTTCCATAAGTACGGAAAGGATTGGAAAGATATCCTCCACTCAAACTTTCATGTCCCTACCCTCATCTTTCATGATGTCGGCGACAGGGAGATAGGCATAGAACATTCACGACAGCTGTGTCAGCTCTGGCCCTGGGCAGTCCTCAGAAAGACAAAAGGTCTGGGACACAGGAAGATCCTGGATGACGGGGACGTCGCAAAAGAGATAGTGGCGTTCATCAAGAATGGCTCTGAATAA